In the genome of Candida dubliniensis CD36 chromosome 3, complete sequence, the window GACAAAATAAAGCACGGACATTCAATGTGTGCACGAAAAAAAgtaattttgaaaacaagTAATCAATAGAAACTTGAAACTAATAATATGATCTCTTAAAGTAAGATCAAACCGaaataatgaaagaaaatgaaaaatgaagccaaaaaaaaaaaaaaaaaatctccATTCTTTGGAGAAACCGAAACTCATCACATAATTTCTAAAAtccaaattgattaaaacaagaataacAATGCGCTGAAGAAACCAGCAATGAGACCTAATCTTGGAACAACTGAGTTAGCTGCACCTTCAAAAGTGCTGACACCTGAGGAACTGTTGTTAGAAATGCCAACAGATGGAACTAAAGTTGGTGCTGGCCAGTTGCTGGTGTTCTCGTTGGTTTCAGTAGCAACAATTTCAGTTTGATCTCTCTTGTAGTTTGCAAGTTTAGCAACATGGTAAACAGCCTTAGTTGTAGTCAATGGACAGTAGGTTGTGTAAGTGGTAGCCACATCGGTGGTGGTCACTGTGACAACGACAACACCAGTATGTGTAGTGTGAGTCTCGCATCCAGTTTCAGCACAGCTAGTAACAGTAATAACTTCAGTTGAATGTGCAGTTGAAGTGACAAACGAAGTTATAATTGTTTCATCAGTACCAGCAGTAGGAACAGTGGTGCAGTATGAAGATGGAACTGAAATAGTAGTTGGAGTGGTCACACTTTGTCCAGAAGTAACATCAGAACAAATAGTCACTGTAGTTTTATCACCATATCCTCCAGTAGAAACAGAAGTCCAGCATGATCCTGTGCTTGTACCTGGAGTAGTAGCAGCTGAACTAGAACCTGGAGTAGTACCTGGGGTAGATGCAATACTGGAAGATGATTCTGGTGTGGTAGCAGAGCTGGATCCTGGGGTAGTAGCAGAGCTAGTACCTGGTGTGGAGGCAGAACTAGAACCTGGGGTAGTAGCAGAGCTGGATCCTGGGGTAGTGGCAGAGCTAGAACCTGGTGTGGAGGCAGAACTAGAACCTGGGGTAGTAGCAGAGCTGGATCCTGGGGTAGTAGCAGAACTAGAACCTGGGGTTGTAGCAGAGCTGGATCCTTGGGTAGTAGCAGAACTAGAACCTGGTGTGGAGGCAGAACTAGAACCTGGTGTGGAGGCAGAACTAGAACCTGGTGTAGTAGCAGAGCTAGAACCTGGTGTAGTAGCAGAACTAGAACCTGGTGTGGAGGCAGAACTAGAACCTGGGGTAGTAGCAGAACTAGAACCTGGTGTGGAGGCAGAACTAGAACCTGGTGTAGTAGCAGAGCTAGTACCTGGTGTAGTAGCAGAGCTGGAACCTGGTGTAGTAGCAGAACTAGAACCTGGTGTGGAGGCAGAACTAGAACCTGGTGTGGATCCTGAAGTGGTAGCTGGGCCAGTTGGTGTAGTGATAGTATTAGTACCTGGTGTTAATGTGAAAACAGTAGTAAAGCCTGGACCAGTTATGGTGACAGTAGATTGTTCTGGAACTGAAGTGGTAGCTGGACCAGTTGGTGTAGTAGCTGGAGTAGACTCAATGCTAGATGATTCTGGTGTGGTAGCAGAGCTAGTACCTGGTGTGGTAGCAGAACTAGAACCTGGGGTAGTAGCAGAGCTGGATCCTGGGGTAGTGGCAGAGCTAGAACCTGGTGTGGAGGCAGAACTAGAACCTGGTGTAGTAGCAGAGCTAGAACCTGGTGTAGTAGCAGAACTAGAACCTGGTGTGGAGGCAGAACTAGAACCTGGGGTAGTAGCAGAACTAGAACCTGGTGTGGAGGCAGAACTAGAACCTGGGGTAGTAGCAGAACTAGAACCTGGGGTTGTAGCAGAGCTGGATCCTTGGGTAGTAGCAGAACTAGAACCTGGTGTGGAGGCAGAACTAGAACCTGGGGTAGTAGCAGAGCTGGATCCTGGTGTGGAGGCAGAACTAGAACCTGGGGTAGTAGCAGAGCTGGATCCTGGAGTAGTAGCAGAACTAGAACCTGGTGTGGTAGCAGAGCTGGATCCTGGTGTAGTAGCAGAACTAGTACCTGGTGTGGAGGCAGAACTAGAACCTGGTGTAGTAGCAGAGCTAGAACCTGGTGTAGTAGCAGAACTAGAACCTGGTGTGGAGGCAGAACTAGAACCTGGGGTAGTAGCAGAGCTAGTACCTGGTGTGGTAGCAGAGCTGGATCCTGGAGTAGTAGCAGAACTAGAACCTGGTGTGGTAGCAGAGCTAGTACCTGGTGTGGTAGCAGAGCTGGATCCTGGAGTAGTAGCAGAACTAGAACCTGGTGTGGTAGCAGAGCTAGTTCCTGGTGTGGTAGCAGAACTAGAACCTGGGGTAGTAGCTGGAGTTGATTCACTAGTAACAATAGTTTCAGTTGAAGTCAATGGACAGAAAGTAGTGTATTGAGTGACTGTACCTGTAGTAGTAACTGTAACAACGGTGACACCAGTAGTAACAACAGTTGGTGTACAAGTGCGGTGATTACAGTCAGTAACAGTAATGACAGTTGTAGTCTCAGCAGTGTGAGTTGTAAATGACGTAATCCAGTCGGTACTTGTTTTACCAGTAGTAACAGATGATCCAGGTGTGGTAGCTGGAGTTGATGCAATACTAGTTGAAGATCCTGGAGCGGTAGTTGGGGTACTCTTAGTACTTGTTCCTGGGGCAGTAGTTGGGGTAGATTTAGTACTGGTACCTGGAGCAGTAGTTGGGGTACTCTTGGTGCTAGTGCCTGGGGCAGTAGTTGGGGTAGATTTAGTACTTGTTCCTGGAGCAGTAGTTGGAGTTGATTTAGTACTGGTTCCTGGAGCAGTAGTTGGGGTAGATTTAGTACTTGTTCCTGGAGCAGTAGTTGGGGTACTCTTAGTACTTGTTCCTGGGGCAGTAGTTGGGGTAGATTTAGTACTGGTACCTGGAGCGGTAGTTGGGGTACTCTTAGTACTTGTTCCTGGAGCAGTAGTTGGGGTACTCTTGGTGCTAGTGCCTGGAGCAGTAGTTGGAGTAGATTTGGTGCTGGTTCCTGGAGCAGTAGTTGGAGTTGATTTAGTACTGGTTCCTGGAGCAGTAGTTGGGGTACTCTTGGTGCTAGTGCCTGGAGCAGTAGTTGGAGTAGATTTGGTGCTAGTGCCTGGAGTAGACTTGGAACTGGTTGTTGGAGTAGTAGCCGGAGTTGATGCAATACTAGTTGATGACTT includes:
- a CDS encoding cell surface flocculin, putative; amino-acid sequence: MKLESIAALAGIVSTALAGVYPKNPPPATTYWTTVYAPSTSVVTVTSCSKGGCGTQSYATGVTKTKTVHQGVTTEFTTYCPLTTSHEVIKSTYSDTLVVWSTRSFSWVWSFSKPPGCGQSTSTIKSTAQTNVPTTATPTATPSIATTCTTGTKTKWWWWVVQTTDCSVYSVSSTSSSLITTSQATTTSSIASTTITSAPATPSAVTTCSTGTKTKWWWWVVKTTDCSVYTVSSTSSSLISTSQATTTSSIASTTGSTPATTPGTSIKSTPTTAPGTSTKSTPATTPGTNTKSTPATTPGSSVTTGKTSTDWITSYTTHTAETTTVITVTDCNHRTCTPTVVTTGVTVVTVTTTGTVTQYTTFCPLTSTETVVTSTKPTPTTTPKSSTSIASTPATTPTTSSKSTPGTSTKSTPTTAPGTSTKSTPTTAPGTSTKSTPTTAPGTSTKSTPTTAPGTSTKSTPTTAPGTSTKSTPTTAPGTSTKSTPTTAPGTSTKSTPTTAPGTSTKSTPTTAPGTSTKSTPTTAPGTSTKSTPTTAPGTSTKSTPTTAPGTSTKSTPTTAPGTSTKSTPTTAPGSSTSIASTPATTPGSSVTTGKTSTDWITSFTTHTAETTTVITVTDCNHRTCTPTVVTTGVTVVTVTTTGTVTQYTTFCPLTSTETIVTSESTPATTPGSSSATTPGTSSATTPGSSSATTPGSSSATTPGTSSATTPGSSSATTPGSSSATTPGTSSATTPGSSSASTPGSSSATTPGSSSATTPGSSSASTPGTSSATTPGSSSATTPGSSSATTPGSSSATTPGSSSASTPGSSSATTPGSSSASTPGSSSATTQGSSSATTPGSSSATTPGSSSASTPGSSSATTPGSSSASTPGSSSATTPGSSSATTPGSSSASTPGSSSATTPGSSSATTPGSSSATTPGTSSATTPESSSIESTPATTPTGPATTSVPEQSTVTITGPGFTTVFTLTPGTNTITTPTGPATTSGSTPGSSSASTPGSSSATTPGSSSATTPGTSSATTPGSSSASTPGSSSATTPGSSSASTPGSSSATTPGSSSATTPGSSSASTPGSSSASTPGSSSATTQGSSSATTPGSSSATTPGSSSATTPGSSSASTPGSSSATTPGSSSATTPGSSSASTPGTSSATTPGSSSATTPESSSSIASTPGTTPGSSSAATTPGTSTGSCWTSVSTGGYGDKTTVTICSDVTSGQSVTTPTTISVPSSYCTTVPTAGTDETIITSFVTSTAHSTEVITVTSCAETGCETHTTHTGVVVVTVTTTDVATTYTTYCPLTTTKAVYHVAKLANYKRDQTEIVATETNENTSNWPAPTLVPSVGISNNSSSGVSTFEGAANSVVPRLGLIAGFFSALLFLF